The Lactuca sativa cultivar Salinas chromosome 2, Lsat_Salinas_v11, whole genome shotgun sequence genome includes a window with the following:
- the LOC111900262 gene encoding protein C2-DOMAIN ABA-RELATED 3: MDSLLGLLSIHVHKGVNLASRDIGGSDPYIIFKLGDQKVKTKVVKNNNNPVWDEVLTLAMFEPLPIKMEVYDKDTFSQDDELGDAEFDINPFLEALKMHFNDLPDETIIATVKPARNNCIAEESHIKWTNGKVIQKLVLRLQNVVSGEIEIQLEWANVPGSRGL, encoded by the exons ATGGATTCCTTATTGGGATTATTAAGCATTCATGTACACAAAGGAGTAAACCTTGCATCTCGAGATATCGGAGGCAGTGACCCTTACATCATTTTCAAATTGGGTGATCAG AAAGTGAAGACTAAAGTGGTGAAGAATAATAACAATCCTGTGTGGGATGAAGTTTTAACTCTTGCCATGTTTGAACCTCTTCCAATCAAAATG GAAGTCTATGATAAAGATACATTTTCACAAGATGATGAGTTGGGGGATGCAGAATTTGATATTAACCCGTTCCTCGAAGCATTAAAAATGCATTTCAATGATCTTCCAGATGAGACAATCATTGCAACTGTAAAGCCAGCCAGGAACAATTGTATAGCTGAAGAGAGTCACATAAAATGGACAAACGGAAAAGTTATCCAAAAATTGGTTCTCCGATTACAAAATGTCGTATCAGGTGAAATTGAGATTCAACTAGAATGGGCTAATGTTCCTGGTTCTAGAGGTCTCTGA
- the LOC111900263 gene encoding probable fructokinase-6, chloroplastic → MALVQSSALCFSAIPSNFRPSSWSNRLSSSLDSRSCSTVKASGLTSTPSTPPSFRFSSSSCSQPGKVFASIKGSAETDESSLVVCFGEMLIDFVPTINGLALAEAPAFKKAPGGAPANVAVGIARLGGSSAFIGKVGEDEFGYMLADILKENNVNNEGMRFDPGARTALAFVTLKKNGEREFMFYRNPSADMLLQESELDLDLIKKAKIFHYGSISLITEPCKSAHIAATKVAKDAGVLLSYDPNLRLPLWPSAESAREGILSIWDTADIIKISEEEIGFLTNGEDPYDDNVVRKLYHKNLKLLLVTEGPDGCRYYTKEFSGRVKGMKVDPVDTTGAGDAFVAGVLSKLAEDLSLLQDEKRLREALSFANACGAITVTERGAIPALPTREAVMDALLKAVA, encoded by the exons ATGGCTTTAGTTCAGTCCTCTGCTCTCTGCTTTAGTGCTATTCCTTCAAATTTTCGACCGTCTTCTTGGTCGAATCGGTTGTCGAGTTCATTAGATTCGAGATCGTGTAGTACTGTTAAAGCCTCCGGCTTAACTTCAACGCCATCGACTCCTCCATCCTTCCGGTTTTCTTCTTCATCTTGCTCACAACCAG GAAAAGTTTTTGCAAGTATTAAAGGATCAGCTGAAACCGATGAATCCTCACTTGTGGTCTGCTTTGGGGAAATGCTGATAGATTTCGTCCCTACAATAAATGGGCTGGCATTAGCTGAAGCCCCTGCCTTTAAAAAAGCACCTGGTGGTGCACCTGCAAATGTTGCTGTAGGTATTGCTCGCCTTGGTGGTTCATCTGCTTTCATTGGAAAG GTTGGAGAAGATGAGTTTGGTTACATGCTTGCTGATATTCTAAAAGAAAACAATGTAAACAATGAAGGAATGCGGTTTGATCCTGGTGCTCGAACTGCTTTGGCTTTTGTGACACTAAAGAAAAATGGTGAACGTGAATTCATGTTTTACAGAAACCCTAGTGCTGATATGCTTTTACAAGAATCTGAACTTGATCTTGACTTAATAAAAAAG GCAAAAATATTTCATTATGGATCCATAAGTTTGATTACAGAACCATGCAAATCGGCTCATATTGCTGCAACAAAAGTTGCAAAAGATGCTGGTGTTCTTTTGTCTTATGATCCCAATCTTCGGCTTCCTTTATGGCCATCTGCAGAGAGTGCAAGAGAAGGAATCTTGAGCATTTGGGATACTGCCGACATCATCAAG ATAAGTGAAGAGGAGATTGGCTTTTTGACAAATGGAGAAGATCCATATGATGACAATGTTGTACGAAAATTATACCATAAAAACCTCAAATTGCTACTTGTGACAGAAGGACCAGATGGATGCAGATATTACACCAAG GAGTTTAGTGGGAGAGTGAAGGGTATGAAGGTGGATCCTGTGGACACAACGGGTGCAGGGGATGCTTTTGTGGCTGGAGTTTTATCAAAACTTGCTGAAGATTTGTCACTGTTGCAGGATGAGAAGAGGCTGAGAGAGGCTTTGAGTTTTGCAAATGCTTGTGGTGCAATTACTGTGACAGAGAGAGGGGCAATTCCGGCATTACCCACTAGAGAAGCTGTTATGGATGCTTTGCTCAAGGCTGTTGCGTAA
- the LOC111900319 gene encoding polcalcin Syr v 3 produces MAEDDQAHLDRIFKRFDTNGDGQISSTELGEALKALGSVSGDEVLRMMGEIDTDGDGFISYQEYMDFCNANKGLMRDVAKIL; encoded by the coding sequence ATGGCTGAGGATGACCAGGCTCACCTTGATCGAATCTTCAAGCGGTTTGATACAAATGGAGATGGTCAGATCTCTTCAACCGAGCTTGGAGAAGCTTTGAAGGCACTCGGCTCTGTGTCAGGAGATGAAGTACTACGTATGATGGGTGAAATTGATACAGATGGAGATGGGTTTATTTCGTATCAAGAGTACATGGATTTTTGTAATGCTAACAAGGGATTAATGAGAGACGTTGCTAAAATCTTATGA